The following proteins are co-located in the Gorilla gorilla gorilla isolate KB3781 chromosome 7, NHGRI_mGorGor1-v2.1_pri, whole genome shotgun sequence genome:
- the HEY1 gene encoding hairy/enhancer-of-split related with YRPW motif protein 1 isoform X1, translating into MKRAHPEYSSSDSELDETIEVEKESADENGNLSSALGSMSPTTSSQILARKRRRGIIEKRRRDRINNSLSELRRLVPSAFEKQVMEQGSAKLEKAEILQMTVDHLKMLHTAGGKGYFDAHALAMDYRSLGFRECLAEVARYLSIIEGLDASDPLRVRLVSHLNNYASQREAASGAHAGLGHIPWGTVFGHHPHIAHPLLLPQNGHGNAGTTASPTEPHHQGRLGSAHPEAPALRAPPSGSLGPVLPVVTSASKLSPPLLSSVASLSAFPFSFGSFHLLSPNALSPSAPTQAANLGKPYRPWGTEIGAF; encoded by the exons ATGAAGCGAGCTCACCCCGAGTACAGCTCCTCGGACAGCGAGCTGGACGAGACCATCGAGGTGGAGAAGGAGAGTGCGGACGAGAATGG aaaCTTGAGTTCGGCTCTAGGTTCCATGTCCCCAACTACATCTTCCCAGATTTTGGCCAGAAAAAGACGGAGAGGA ATAATTGAGAAGCGCCGACGAGACCGGATCAATAACAGTTTGTCTGAGCTGAGAAGGCTGGTACCCAGTGCTTTTGAGAAGCAGGTAATGGAGCAA GGATCTGCTAAGCTAGAAAAAGCCGAGATCCTGCAGATGACCGTGGATCACCTGAAAATGCTGCATACGGCAGGAGGGAAAG gTTACTTTGACGCGCACGCCCTTGCTATGGACTATCGGAGTTTGGGATTTCGGGAATGCCTGGCAGAAGTTGCCCGTTATCTGAGCATCATTGAAGGACTAGATGCCTCTGACCCGCTTCGAGTTCGACTGGTTTCGCATCTCAACAACTACGCTTCCCAGCGGGAAGCCGCGAGCGGCGCCCACGCGGGCCTCGGACATATTCCCTGGGGGACCGTCTTCGGACATCACCCGCACATCGCGCACCCGCTGTTGCTGCCCCAGAACGGCCACGGGAACGCGGGCACCACGGCCTCACCCACGGAACCGCACCACCAGGGCAGGCTGGGCTCGGCACATCCGGAGGCGCCTGCTTTGCGAGCGCCCCCTAGCGGCAGCCTTGGACCGGTGCTCCCTGTGGTCACCTCCGCCTCCAAACTGTCGCCGCCTCTGCTCTCCTCAGTGGCCTCCCTGTCGGCCTTCCCCTTCTCTTTCGGCTCCTTCCACTTACTGTCTCCCAATGCACTGAGCCCTTCAGCACCCACGCAGGCTGCAAACCTTGGCAAGCCCTATAGACCTTGGGGGACGGAGATCGGAGCTTTTTAA
- the HEY1 gene encoding hairy/enhancer-of-split related with YRPW motif protein 1 isoform X2 has product MKRAHPEYSSSDSELDETIEVEKESADENGNLSSALGSMSPTTSSQILARKRRRGIIEKRRRDRINNSLSELRRLVPSAFEKQGSAKLEKAEILQMTVDHLKMLHTAGGKGYFDAHALAMDYRSLGFRECLAEVARYLSIIEGLDASDPLRVRLVSHLNNYASQREAASGAHAGLGHIPWGTVFGHHPHIAHPLLLPQNGHGNAGTTASPTEPHHQGRLGSAHPEAPALRAPPSGSLGPVLPVVTSASKLSPPLLSSVASLSAFPFSFGSFHLLSPNALSPSAPTQAANLGKPYRPWGTEIGAF; this is encoded by the exons ATGAAGCGAGCTCACCCCGAGTACAGCTCCTCGGACAGCGAGCTGGACGAGACCATCGAGGTGGAGAAGGAGAGTGCGGACGAGAATGG aaaCTTGAGTTCGGCTCTAGGTTCCATGTCCCCAACTACATCTTCCCAGATTTTGGCCAGAAAAAGACGGAGAGGA ATAATTGAGAAGCGCCGACGAGACCGGATCAATAACAGTTTGTCTGAGCTGAGAAGGCTGGTACCCAGTGCTTTTGAGAAGCAG GGATCTGCTAAGCTAGAAAAAGCCGAGATCCTGCAGATGACCGTGGATCACCTGAAAATGCTGCATACGGCAGGAGGGAAAG gTTACTTTGACGCGCACGCCCTTGCTATGGACTATCGGAGTTTGGGATTTCGGGAATGCCTGGCAGAAGTTGCCCGTTATCTGAGCATCATTGAAGGACTAGATGCCTCTGACCCGCTTCGAGTTCGACTGGTTTCGCATCTCAACAACTACGCTTCCCAGCGGGAAGCCGCGAGCGGCGCCCACGCGGGCCTCGGACATATTCCCTGGGGGACCGTCTTCGGACATCACCCGCACATCGCGCACCCGCTGTTGCTGCCCCAGAACGGCCACGGGAACGCGGGCACCACGGCCTCACCCACGGAACCGCACCACCAGGGCAGGCTGGGCTCGGCACATCCGGAGGCGCCTGCTTTGCGAGCGCCCCCTAGCGGCAGCCTTGGACCGGTGCTCCCTGTGGTCACCTCCGCCTCCAAACTGTCGCCGCCTCTGCTCTCCTCAGTGGCCTCCCTGTCGGCCTTCCCCTTCTCTTTCGGCTCCTTCCACTTACTGTCTCCCAATGCACTGAGCCCTTCAGCACCCACGCAGGCTGCAAACCTTGGCAAGCCCTATAGACCTTGGGGGACGGAGATCGGAGCTTTTTAA
- the HEY1 gene encoding hairy/enhancer-of-split related with YRPW motif protein 1 isoform X3 has protein sequence MPLEERNVFWLSRGNLTGDQGYFDAHALAMDYRSLGFRECLAEVARYLSIIEGLDASDPLRVRLVSHLNNYASQREAASGAHAGLGHIPWGTVFGHHPHIAHPLLLPQNGHGNAGTTASPTEPHHQGRLGSAHPEAPALRAPPSGSLGPVLPVVTSASKLSPPLLSSVASLSAFPFSFGSFHLLSPNALSPSAPTQAANLGKPYRPWGTEIGAF, from the exons ATGCCTCTTGAGGAAAGAAATGTATTCTGGTTAAGTAGAGGAAACCTAACAGGAGACCaag gTTACTTTGACGCGCACGCCCTTGCTATGGACTATCGGAGTTTGGGATTTCGGGAATGCCTGGCAGAAGTTGCCCGTTATCTGAGCATCATTGAAGGACTAGATGCCTCTGACCCGCTTCGAGTTCGACTGGTTTCGCATCTCAACAACTACGCTTCCCAGCGGGAAGCCGCGAGCGGCGCCCACGCGGGCCTCGGACATATTCCCTGGGGGACCGTCTTCGGACATCACCCGCACATCGCGCACCCGCTGTTGCTGCCCCAGAACGGCCACGGGAACGCGGGCACCACGGCCTCACCCACGGAACCGCACCACCAGGGCAGGCTGGGCTCGGCACATCCGGAGGCGCCTGCTTTGCGAGCGCCCCCTAGCGGCAGCCTTGGACCGGTGCTCCCTGTGGTCACCTCCGCCTCCAAACTGTCGCCGCCTCTGCTCTCCTCAGTGGCCTCCCTGTCGGCCTTCCCCTTCTCTTTCGGCTCCTTCCACTTACTGTCTCCCAATGCACTGAGCCCTTCAGCACCCACGCAGGCTGCAAACCTTGGCAAGCCCTATAGACCTTGGGGGACGGAGATCGGAGCTTTTTAA